One Streptomyces sp. V4I8 genomic window carries:
- the ltrA gene encoding group II intron reverse transcriptase/maturase yields the protein MVETRPAGKPFDIPKRLVWNAYLKVKANRGAAGVDGQSLAEFEQDEKNNLYKLWNRLSSGSYFPPPVRAVDIPKAGAGTRILGVPTVADRIAQTVVAMTLEPDAELVFHQDSYGYRPGRSALEAVETCKQRCWRHPWVIDLDIQGFFDNVPHAPIIAAVERHTKLSWVLLYVKRWLVAPVQQPDGTLAIREKGTPQGSSISPLLSNLFMHYAFDAWLAREYPAIRFERYGDDAVVHCASEKQANFVRNIIERRLLQFGLHLHPEKTKVVYCKQEGREREFPVTEFTFLGYTFRPRAARLRDGRLKTGFLPAVSKTAMKSMARTVRSWRLGRCTELSFREIAAMINPVVAGWINYYGRFYKSRLIRFLEQQINPFLVKWARRKYKRYRRASRKARRRLAEIASAFPGMFAHWKHGALPTGSTMGAV from the coding sequence ATGGTCGAGACGAGACCAGCTGGCAAGCCGTTTGATATTCCGAAGCGGCTAGTCTGGAACGCTTACCTGAAGGTCAAGGCCAACAGGGGAGCGGCTGGGGTGGATGGGCAGTCGTTAGCGGAGTTTGAGCAGGATGAGAAGAACAACCTGTACAAGCTGTGGAATCGGCTGTCCTCGGGAAGCTATTTCCCCCCACCCGTGAGAGCGGTTGATATTCCCAAAGCCGGCGCTGGGACTCGGATCCTTGGGGTTCCGACCGTGGCCGACAGGATCGCTCAGACGGTAGTGGCCATGACATTGGAGCCTGACGCGGAGCTGGTCTTCCATCAGGACTCGTATGGCTATCGCCCGGGGAGGTCCGCGCTGGAGGCGGTGGAGACGTGCAAGCAGCGGTGCTGGAGGCATCCTTGGGTGATCGATCTCGACATCCAGGGGTTCTTCGACAACGTGCCGCACGCCCCCATCATCGCGGCAGTGGAAAGGCATACCAAGCTCTCGTGGGTTCTGTTGTATGTGAAGCGATGGCTTGTCGCCCCCGTGCAACAGCCCGACGGAACGCTCGCCATTCGGGAAAAGGGGACTCCTCAAGGGTCTTCTATTTCACCGTTGTTGTCGAATCTGTTCATGCACTACGCGTTTGACGCGTGGTTGGCTCGGGAGTATCCGGCGATCAGGTTCGAGCGGTACGGCGACGATGCTGTAGTGCACTGTGCCAGTGAGAAGCAGGCGAACTTCGTCCGCAACATCATCGAGCGCAGGTTGCTGCAGTTCGGATTACATCTCCATCCGGAGAAAACCAAGGTGGTGTACTGCAAACAGGAAGGTCGTGAACGGGAGTTCCCGGTCACAGAGTTCACGTTTCTGGGGTACACCTTCCGTCCTCGGGCAGCTCGCTTGCGGGATGGGAGGCTGAAGACCGGCTTCCTTCCCGCAGTGAGCAAAACAGCCATGAAGTCCATGGCGAGGACTGTCCGGAGTTGGCGACTGGGGCGCTGTACCGAGCTGAGCTTTCGGGAGATCGCCGCGATGATCAACCCCGTCGTGGCGGGATGGATCAATTACTATGGGCGCTTCTACAAGTCCAGATTGATCAGGTTCCTGGAGCAGCAGATCAATCCGTTCCTGGTGAAATGGGCCCGGAGGAAGTACAAACGGTATCGTCGTGCCTCAAGGAAGGCCCGGAGAAGGCTGGCTGAGATCGCCTCAGCGTTCCCGGGCATGTTCGCTCATTGGAAGCATGGCGCGTTGCCTACTGGTTCAACAATGGGAGCCGTGTGA
- a CDS encoding integrase core domain-containing protein: MRSSQSPSGHTNALAESLFATLKNERVHRTVYPTREHAHRDIARYIEVRYNTKRRHSGLGYRTPREVHNEYLNQQLTA, translated from the coding sequence ATCAGAAGCTCACAATCACCTTCTGGACACACCAATGCCCTTGCGGAATCGCTCTTCGCAACCCTGAAAAACGAACGGGTCCATCGGACCGTTTACCCCACCCGCGAGCACGCCCACCGTGACATTGCCCGCTACATAGAGGTCCGCTACAACACGAAACGCCGCCACTCAGGACTTGGGTATCGGACCCCACGAGAGGTCCACAACGAGTACCTGAATCAGCAGCTCACCGCATAA